One part of the Vidua chalybeata isolate OUT-0048 chromosome 11, bVidCha1 merged haplotype, whole genome shotgun sequence genome encodes these proteins:
- the CEP89 gene encoding centrosomal protein of 89 kDa isoform X1, with the protein MAFLFRRGRRGPFKHIAHGLVPAATIAPKPAVPRTPPPRSPNPSPERPRSALAAAILATTLTGRTVAIPQPRQRSFSETDSTFLEQECLEPYAAVTELRIGSNWKLDGCDRSPLQSLEITGSYGEEEDVDTSLSDADKEAESSCKSNEKEEGSFSTSAIYAVPCKTKKEEFPPSPIPNADKEVSSLETECQVVVDKSSVQIEGDQNLGLNLKEEKIVAEKLIHDKPPPSPDVSVRARQVWENTSKEKFRELQQENWSLNRAYQAVLQQYKGTKQCMEEQQLKLKTLEEENKRLKEAAENSPRGEEATELLSLRQQAQELVDENDALKMVVHRLNVELSRYQTKFRSLSQEENAKLKSLPMEGPRPPWLVDMKYLSPLLLAYEDRIREKEDFILEHEEDMKNFKARVEELVKENEDLHEQLNNFVTPTEWQLLQTQAKLVLEENGVLMEQLKIQQAKAKDSHRQHVQEASKLAKQIVVLEEKKKSQEEEITEYQKQLEALCSTCEELKAKMDSRITAEEHLAVVDDLKSCLQQEQKKRCEVEAVMGRVASLQTENKKLLLEKNNFMADKKILETEMQMTEKTNRRLKKKISLLQLQLEEAMEKEATAYHYLANLIGLVEKTAKERDHLVFLARCLENENHGVLKKIVEGSLRLGRLEEKVKVYKKKTAEKLGDISLKMTEQEKEFERKTVQYEEEKKHLRCLLQDKQEILNEVLQQNRKTEGVLEIMCESTAKENRRMREVLQKSLRKNNAWSAVTVHEPHSQKDLVYGHDFSYCDVKTSSPTEMKFSNNVSDKNLHLIQERKLGA; encoded by the exons ATGGCGTTCCTGTTCAGAAGAGGCCGGAGGGGCCCCTTC AAACATATAGCTCATGGCCTGGTCCCTGCTGCTACCATAGCTCCTAAACCTGCAGTTCCCCGCACCCCTCCCCCTCGTAGTCCAAACCCTTCTCCAGAAAGACCCAG gTCTGCTCTAGCAGCAGCAATCCTTGCAACAACACTAACAGGGCGCACTGTTGCTATTCCTCAGCCTCGGCAGAGATCCTTTTCTGAAACAGATTCCACCTTCTTGGAGCAAGAATGTTTGGAACCATATGCAGCAGTCACAGAGCTCAGAATAGG CTCTAACTGGAAACTTGATGGTTGTGACAGGTCTCCTCTGCAGTCCCTGGAAATAACAGGCAGTTATGGTGAAGAAGAGGACGTGGATACATCTCTTTCAGATGCTGATAAAGAGGCAGAGTCCAGCTGTAAGAGTaatgagaaagaggaaggaagctTTAGCACCAGTGCTATTTATGCTGTTCCCTGCAAAACTAAAAAG GAGGAGTTTCCACCATCTCCTATCCCTAATGCTGACAAGGAAGTTTCTTCCCTTGAAACTGAGTGTCAGGTGGTGGTGGATAAGTCAAGTGTGCAAATAGAAG GAGACCAAAATCTGGGCTTGAATTTAAAG gaggaaaaaatagtaGCTGAAAAACTGATACATGACAAACCTCCACCATCCCCAG ATGTGTCTGTTCGGGCAAGGCAAGTATGGGAAAATACAAGCAAAGAAAAGTTCAGAGAACTACAGCAAGAAAACTGGTCTCTGAACAGGGCATACCAAGCTGTGCTCCAGCAATATAAGGGAACAAAGCAGTGCATGGAAGAACAGCAATTAAAGCTGAAGAcactggaagaagaaaacaaaagacttAAAGAAGCTGCAGAGAACTCACCTAGAGGAG AGGAGGCAACAGAATTACTTTCTCTCAGACAACAAGCACAGGAACTGGTAGATGAAAATGATGCTTTGAAAATGGTGGTCCATCGTTTAAATGTAGAATTAAGTCGCTATCAAACTAAATTCAGGTCGTTATCCCAAGAAGAG AATGCAAAGCTGAAAAGCTTACCCATGGAAGGACCACGACCACCATGGCTG gtgGATATGAAGTATTTGTCACCTCTTCTCTTGGCATATGAAGATAGaataagagaaaaggaagattttattCTTGAACATGAG GAGGATATGAAGAATTTTAAAGCACGAGTTGAAGAGTTGGTGAAGGAGAATGAAGATTTGCATGAACAATTAAATAACTTTGTTACCCCTACAGAATGGCAA ctgctgcaaacTCAGGCCAAGCTGGTCTTGGAAGAAAATGGAGTGTTGATGGAGCAACTCAAAATTCaacaagcaaaagcaaaagataGTCACAGACAGCATGTTCAAGAAG CTTCAAAGTTGGCCAAACAAATAGTAGTcttagaagagaagaaaaagagtcaagaggaagaaataacAGAGTACCAGAAGCAGCTAGAAGCTTTGTGTTCTACATGTGAAGAGCTGAAAGCCAAAATGGACAGCAGAATAACAGCAGAGGAGCACTTGGCTGTGGTGGATGATTTAAAAAG CTGTTtacagcaggagcagaagaagCGCTGTGAGGTGGAAGCTGTAATGGGAAGGGTAGCATCACTgcaaactgaaaacaagaaactgctcttagagaaaaataacttcatgGCTGACAAGAAGATCCTGGAAACTGAGATGCAGATGACTGAAAAGACAAACAG AcgattaaagaagaaaataagtctTTTGCaactgcagctggaggaagcaATGGAAAAAGAAGCCACAGCCTATCACTATCTAGCAAACCTTATTGGGCTGGTGGAGAAGACAGCTAAGGAACGTGATCATCTGGTATTTTTG GCCAGATGTTTGGAAAATGAGAATCATGGTGTTCTCAAGAAAATTGTAGAAGGCAGTCTGCGCTTAGGAAGATTGGAAGAAAAAGTTAAG gtatataaaaaaaaaacagctgagaaGCTTGGAGATATTAGTCTCAAGATGACTGAGCAGGAGAAAGAATTTGAAAGGAAGACTGTTCAgtatgaggaagaaaagaagcacCTGAGGTGTCTGCTGCAAGACAAACAGGAAATCCTCAATGAAGTGCTGCAGCAAAACAG gaaaacAGAAGGGGTTCTTGAAATCATGTGTGAATccacagcaaaagaaaacaggagaatGAGAGAAGTCTTACAGAAATCCCTGAGGAAGAACAACGCCTGGAGTGCTGTCACAGTTCATGAACCACACTCTCAGAAGGATCTTGTTTATGGACATGATTTTAGCTATTGTGATGTGAAAACTTCATCCCctactgaaatgaaattcagcAATAATGTCAGTGATAAGAATCTGCATCTCatccaagaaagaaaacttgGTGCCTGA
- the CEP89 gene encoding centrosomal protein of 89 kDa isoform X2 — MAFLFRRGRRGPFKHIAHGLVPAATIAPKPAVPRTPPPRSPNPSPERPRSALAAAILATTLTGRTVAIPQPRQRSFSETDSTFLEQECLEPYAAVTELRIGSNWKLDGCDRSPLQSLEITGSYGEEEDVDTSLSDADKEAESSCKSNEKEEGSFSTSAIYAVPCKTKKEEFPPSPIPNADKEVSSLETECQVVVDKSSVQIEGDQNLGLNLKEEKIVAEKLIHDKPPPSPDVSVRARQVWENTSKEKFRELQQENWSLNRAYQAVLQQYKGTKQCMEEQQLKLKTLEEENKRLKEAAENSPRGEEATELLSLRQQAQELVDENDALKMVVHRLNVELSRYQTKFRSLSQEENAKLKSLPMEGPRPPWLVDMKYLSPLLLAYEDRIREKEDFILEHEEDMKNFKARVEELVKENEDLHEQLNNFVTPTEWQLLQTQAKLVLEENGVLMEQLKIQQAKAKDSHRQHVQEASKLAKQIVVLEEKKKSQEEEITEYQKQLEALCSTCEELKAKMDSRITAEEHLAVVDDLKSCLQQEQKKRCEVEAVMGRVASLQTENKKLLLEKNNFMADKKILETEMQMTEKTNRRLKKKISLLQLQLEEAMEKEATAYHYLANLIGLVEKTAKERDHLARCLENENHGVLKKIVEGSLRLGRLEEKVKVYKKKTAEKLGDISLKMTEQEKEFERKTVQYEEEKKHLRCLLQDKQEILNEVLQQNRKTEGVLEIMCESTAKENRRMREVLQKSLRKNNAWSAVTVHEPHSQKDLVYGHDFSYCDVKTSSPTEMKFSNNVSDKNLHLIQERKLGA; from the exons ATGGCGTTCCTGTTCAGAAGAGGCCGGAGGGGCCCCTTC AAACATATAGCTCATGGCCTGGTCCCTGCTGCTACCATAGCTCCTAAACCTGCAGTTCCCCGCACCCCTCCCCCTCGTAGTCCAAACCCTTCTCCAGAAAGACCCAG gTCTGCTCTAGCAGCAGCAATCCTTGCAACAACACTAACAGGGCGCACTGTTGCTATTCCTCAGCCTCGGCAGAGATCCTTTTCTGAAACAGATTCCACCTTCTTGGAGCAAGAATGTTTGGAACCATATGCAGCAGTCACAGAGCTCAGAATAGG CTCTAACTGGAAACTTGATGGTTGTGACAGGTCTCCTCTGCAGTCCCTGGAAATAACAGGCAGTTATGGTGAAGAAGAGGACGTGGATACATCTCTTTCAGATGCTGATAAAGAGGCAGAGTCCAGCTGTAAGAGTaatgagaaagaggaaggaagctTTAGCACCAGTGCTATTTATGCTGTTCCCTGCAAAACTAAAAAG GAGGAGTTTCCACCATCTCCTATCCCTAATGCTGACAAGGAAGTTTCTTCCCTTGAAACTGAGTGTCAGGTGGTGGTGGATAAGTCAAGTGTGCAAATAGAAG GAGACCAAAATCTGGGCTTGAATTTAAAG gaggaaaaaatagtaGCTGAAAAACTGATACATGACAAACCTCCACCATCCCCAG ATGTGTCTGTTCGGGCAAGGCAAGTATGGGAAAATACAAGCAAAGAAAAGTTCAGAGAACTACAGCAAGAAAACTGGTCTCTGAACAGGGCATACCAAGCTGTGCTCCAGCAATATAAGGGAACAAAGCAGTGCATGGAAGAACAGCAATTAAAGCTGAAGAcactggaagaagaaaacaaaagacttAAAGAAGCTGCAGAGAACTCACCTAGAGGAG AGGAGGCAACAGAATTACTTTCTCTCAGACAACAAGCACAGGAACTGGTAGATGAAAATGATGCTTTGAAAATGGTGGTCCATCGTTTAAATGTAGAATTAAGTCGCTATCAAACTAAATTCAGGTCGTTATCCCAAGAAGAG AATGCAAAGCTGAAAAGCTTACCCATGGAAGGACCACGACCACCATGGCTG gtgGATATGAAGTATTTGTCACCTCTTCTCTTGGCATATGAAGATAGaataagagaaaaggaagattttattCTTGAACATGAG GAGGATATGAAGAATTTTAAAGCACGAGTTGAAGAGTTGGTGAAGGAGAATGAAGATTTGCATGAACAATTAAATAACTTTGTTACCCCTACAGAATGGCAA ctgctgcaaacTCAGGCCAAGCTGGTCTTGGAAGAAAATGGAGTGTTGATGGAGCAACTCAAAATTCaacaagcaaaagcaaaagataGTCACAGACAGCATGTTCAAGAAG CTTCAAAGTTGGCCAAACAAATAGTAGTcttagaagagaagaaaaagagtcaagaggaagaaataacAGAGTACCAGAAGCAGCTAGAAGCTTTGTGTTCTACATGTGAAGAGCTGAAAGCCAAAATGGACAGCAGAATAACAGCAGAGGAGCACTTGGCTGTGGTGGATGATTTAAAAAG CTGTTtacagcaggagcagaagaagCGCTGTGAGGTGGAAGCTGTAATGGGAAGGGTAGCATCACTgcaaactgaaaacaagaaactgctcttagagaaaaataacttcatgGCTGACAAGAAGATCCTGGAAACTGAGATGCAGATGACTGAAAAGACAAACAG AcgattaaagaagaaaataagtctTTTGCaactgcagctggaggaagcaATGGAAAAAGAAGCCACAGCCTATCACTATCTAGCAAACCTTATTGGGCTGGTGGAGAAGACAGCTAAGGAACGTGATCATCTG GCCAGATGTTTGGAAAATGAGAATCATGGTGTTCTCAAGAAAATTGTAGAAGGCAGTCTGCGCTTAGGAAGATTGGAAGAAAAAGTTAAG gtatataaaaaaaaaacagctgagaaGCTTGGAGATATTAGTCTCAAGATGACTGAGCAGGAGAAAGAATTTGAAAGGAAGACTGTTCAgtatgaggaagaaaagaagcacCTGAGGTGTCTGCTGCAAGACAAACAGGAAATCCTCAATGAAGTGCTGCAGCAAAACAG gaaaacAGAAGGGGTTCTTGAAATCATGTGTGAATccacagcaaaagaaaacaggagaatGAGAGAAGTCTTACAGAAATCCCTGAGGAAGAACAACGCCTGGAGTGCTGTCACAGTTCATGAACCACACTCTCAGAAGGATCTTGTTTATGGACATGATTTTAGCTATTGTGATGTGAAAACTTCATCCCctactgaaatgaaattcagcAATAATGTCAGTGATAAGAATCTGCATCTCatccaagaaagaaaacttgGTGCCTGA
- the CEP89 gene encoding centrosomal protein of 89 kDa isoform X3 — MAFLFRRGRRGPFKHIAHGLVPAATIAPKPAVPRTPPPRSPNPSPERPRSALAAAILATTLTGRTVAIPQPRQRSFSETDSTFLEQECLEPYAAVTELRIGSPLQSLEITGSYGEEEDVDTSLSDADKEAESSCKSNEKEEGSFSTSAIYAVPCKTKKEEFPPSPIPNADKEVSSLETECQVVVDKSSVQIEGDQNLGLNLKEEKIVAEKLIHDKPPPSPDVSVRARQVWENTSKEKFRELQQENWSLNRAYQAVLQQYKGTKQCMEEQQLKLKTLEEENKRLKEAAENSPRGEEATELLSLRQQAQELVDENDALKMVVHRLNVELSRYQTKFRSLSQEENAKLKSLPMEGPRPPWLVDMKYLSPLLLAYEDRIREKEDFILEHEEDMKNFKARVEELVKENEDLHEQLNNFVTPTEWQLLQTQAKLVLEENGVLMEQLKIQQAKAKDSHRQHVQEASKLAKQIVVLEEKKKSQEEEITEYQKQLEALCSTCEELKAKMDSRITAEEHLAVVDDLKSCLQQEQKKRCEVEAVMGRVASLQTENKKLLLEKNNFMADKKILETEMQMTEKTNRRLKKKISLLQLQLEEAMEKEATAYHYLANLIGLVEKTAKERDHLVFLARCLENENHGVLKKIVEGSLRLGRLEEKVKVYKKKTAEKLGDISLKMTEQEKEFERKTVQYEEEKKHLRCLLQDKQEILNEVLQQNRKTEGVLEIMCESTAKENRRMREVLQKSLRKNNAWSAVTVHEPHSQKDLVYGHDFSYCDVKTSSPTEMKFSNNVSDKNLHLIQERKLGA, encoded by the exons ATGGCGTTCCTGTTCAGAAGAGGCCGGAGGGGCCCCTTC AAACATATAGCTCATGGCCTGGTCCCTGCTGCTACCATAGCTCCTAAACCTGCAGTTCCCCGCACCCCTCCCCCTCGTAGTCCAAACCCTTCTCCAGAAAGACCCAG gTCTGCTCTAGCAGCAGCAATCCTTGCAACAACACTAACAGGGCGCACTGTTGCTATTCCTCAGCCTCGGCAGAGATCCTTTTCTGAAACAGATTCCACCTTCTTGGAGCAAGAATGTTTGGAACCATATGCAGCAGTCACAGAGCTCAGAATAGG GTCTCCTCTGCAGTCCCTGGAAATAACAGGCAGTTATGGTGAAGAAGAGGACGTGGATACATCTCTTTCAGATGCTGATAAAGAGGCAGAGTCCAGCTGTAAGAGTaatgagaaagaggaaggaagctTTAGCACCAGTGCTATTTATGCTGTTCCCTGCAAAACTAAAAAG GAGGAGTTTCCACCATCTCCTATCCCTAATGCTGACAAGGAAGTTTCTTCCCTTGAAACTGAGTGTCAGGTGGTGGTGGATAAGTCAAGTGTGCAAATAGAAG GAGACCAAAATCTGGGCTTGAATTTAAAG gaggaaaaaatagtaGCTGAAAAACTGATACATGACAAACCTCCACCATCCCCAG ATGTGTCTGTTCGGGCAAGGCAAGTATGGGAAAATACAAGCAAAGAAAAGTTCAGAGAACTACAGCAAGAAAACTGGTCTCTGAACAGGGCATACCAAGCTGTGCTCCAGCAATATAAGGGAACAAAGCAGTGCATGGAAGAACAGCAATTAAAGCTGAAGAcactggaagaagaaaacaaaagacttAAAGAAGCTGCAGAGAACTCACCTAGAGGAG AGGAGGCAACAGAATTACTTTCTCTCAGACAACAAGCACAGGAACTGGTAGATGAAAATGATGCTTTGAAAATGGTGGTCCATCGTTTAAATGTAGAATTAAGTCGCTATCAAACTAAATTCAGGTCGTTATCCCAAGAAGAG AATGCAAAGCTGAAAAGCTTACCCATGGAAGGACCACGACCACCATGGCTG gtgGATATGAAGTATTTGTCACCTCTTCTCTTGGCATATGAAGATAGaataagagaaaaggaagattttattCTTGAACATGAG GAGGATATGAAGAATTTTAAAGCACGAGTTGAAGAGTTGGTGAAGGAGAATGAAGATTTGCATGAACAATTAAATAACTTTGTTACCCCTACAGAATGGCAA ctgctgcaaacTCAGGCCAAGCTGGTCTTGGAAGAAAATGGAGTGTTGATGGAGCAACTCAAAATTCaacaagcaaaagcaaaagataGTCACAGACAGCATGTTCAAGAAG CTTCAAAGTTGGCCAAACAAATAGTAGTcttagaagagaagaaaaagagtcaagaggaagaaataacAGAGTACCAGAAGCAGCTAGAAGCTTTGTGTTCTACATGTGAAGAGCTGAAAGCCAAAATGGACAGCAGAATAACAGCAGAGGAGCACTTGGCTGTGGTGGATGATTTAAAAAG CTGTTtacagcaggagcagaagaagCGCTGTGAGGTGGAAGCTGTAATGGGAAGGGTAGCATCACTgcaaactgaaaacaagaaactgctcttagagaaaaataacttcatgGCTGACAAGAAGATCCTGGAAACTGAGATGCAGATGACTGAAAAGACAAACAG AcgattaaagaagaaaataagtctTTTGCaactgcagctggaggaagcaATGGAAAAAGAAGCCACAGCCTATCACTATCTAGCAAACCTTATTGGGCTGGTGGAGAAGACAGCTAAGGAACGTGATCATCTGGTATTTTTG GCCAGATGTTTGGAAAATGAGAATCATGGTGTTCTCAAGAAAATTGTAGAAGGCAGTCTGCGCTTAGGAAGATTGGAAGAAAAAGTTAAG gtatataaaaaaaaaacagctgagaaGCTTGGAGATATTAGTCTCAAGATGACTGAGCAGGAGAAAGAATTTGAAAGGAAGACTGTTCAgtatgaggaagaaaagaagcacCTGAGGTGTCTGCTGCAAGACAAACAGGAAATCCTCAATGAAGTGCTGCAGCAAAACAG gaaaacAGAAGGGGTTCTTGAAATCATGTGTGAATccacagcaaaagaaaacaggagaatGAGAGAAGTCTTACAGAAATCCCTGAGGAAGAACAACGCCTGGAGTGCTGTCACAGTTCATGAACCACACTCTCAGAAGGATCTTGTTTATGGACATGATTTTAGCTATTGTGATGTGAAAACTTCATCCCctactgaaatgaaattcagcAATAATGTCAGTGATAAGAATCTGCATCTCatccaagaaagaaaacttgGTGCCTGA
- the CEP89 gene encoding centrosomal protein of 89 kDa isoform X5, translating into MAFLFRRGRRGPFKHIAHGLVPAATIAPKPAVPRTPPPRSPNPSPERPRSALAAAILATTLTGRTVAIPQPRQRSFSETDSTFLEQECLEPYAAVTELRIGSNWKLDGCDRSPLQSLEITGSYGEEEDVDTSLSDADKEAESSCKSNEKEEGSFSTSAIYAVPCKTKKEEFPPSPIPNADKEVSSLETECQVVVDKSSVQIEGDQNLGLNLKEEKIVAEKLIHDKPPPSPDVSVRARQVWENTSKEKFRELQQENWSLNRAYQAVLQQYKGTKQCMEEQQLKLKTLEEENKRLKEAAENSPRGEEATELLSLRQQAQELVDENDALKMVVHRLNVELSRYQTKFRSLSQEENAKLKSLPMEGPRPPWLVDMKYLSPLLLAYEDRIREKEDFILEHEEDMKNFKARVEELVKENEDLHEQLNNFVTPTEWQLLQTQAKLVLEENGVLMEQLKIQQAKAKDSHRQHVQEASKLAKQIVVLEEKKKSQEEEITEYQKQLEALCSTCEELKAKMDSRITAEEHLAVVDDLKSCLQQEQKKRCEVEAVMGRVASLQTENKKLLLEKNNFMADKKILETEMQMTEKTNRRLKKKISLLQLQLEEAMEKEATAYHYLANLIGLVEKTAKERDHLVFLARCLENENHGVLKKIVEGSLRLGRLEEKVKAASLLQFEVHYHSIWKNENVISGVQFSSSTFL; encoded by the exons ATGGCGTTCCTGTTCAGAAGAGGCCGGAGGGGCCCCTTC AAACATATAGCTCATGGCCTGGTCCCTGCTGCTACCATAGCTCCTAAACCTGCAGTTCCCCGCACCCCTCCCCCTCGTAGTCCAAACCCTTCTCCAGAAAGACCCAG gTCTGCTCTAGCAGCAGCAATCCTTGCAACAACACTAACAGGGCGCACTGTTGCTATTCCTCAGCCTCGGCAGAGATCCTTTTCTGAAACAGATTCCACCTTCTTGGAGCAAGAATGTTTGGAACCATATGCAGCAGTCACAGAGCTCAGAATAGG CTCTAACTGGAAACTTGATGGTTGTGACAGGTCTCCTCTGCAGTCCCTGGAAATAACAGGCAGTTATGGTGAAGAAGAGGACGTGGATACATCTCTTTCAGATGCTGATAAAGAGGCAGAGTCCAGCTGTAAGAGTaatgagaaagaggaaggaagctTTAGCACCAGTGCTATTTATGCTGTTCCCTGCAAAACTAAAAAG GAGGAGTTTCCACCATCTCCTATCCCTAATGCTGACAAGGAAGTTTCTTCCCTTGAAACTGAGTGTCAGGTGGTGGTGGATAAGTCAAGTGTGCAAATAGAAG GAGACCAAAATCTGGGCTTGAATTTAAAG gaggaaaaaatagtaGCTGAAAAACTGATACATGACAAACCTCCACCATCCCCAG ATGTGTCTGTTCGGGCAAGGCAAGTATGGGAAAATACAAGCAAAGAAAAGTTCAGAGAACTACAGCAAGAAAACTGGTCTCTGAACAGGGCATACCAAGCTGTGCTCCAGCAATATAAGGGAACAAAGCAGTGCATGGAAGAACAGCAATTAAAGCTGAAGAcactggaagaagaaaacaaaagacttAAAGAAGCTGCAGAGAACTCACCTAGAGGAG AGGAGGCAACAGAATTACTTTCTCTCAGACAACAAGCACAGGAACTGGTAGATGAAAATGATGCTTTGAAAATGGTGGTCCATCGTTTAAATGTAGAATTAAGTCGCTATCAAACTAAATTCAGGTCGTTATCCCAAGAAGAG AATGCAAAGCTGAAAAGCTTACCCATGGAAGGACCACGACCACCATGGCTG gtgGATATGAAGTATTTGTCACCTCTTCTCTTGGCATATGAAGATAGaataagagaaaaggaagattttattCTTGAACATGAG GAGGATATGAAGAATTTTAAAGCACGAGTTGAAGAGTTGGTGAAGGAGAATGAAGATTTGCATGAACAATTAAATAACTTTGTTACCCCTACAGAATGGCAA ctgctgcaaacTCAGGCCAAGCTGGTCTTGGAAGAAAATGGAGTGTTGATGGAGCAACTCAAAATTCaacaagcaaaagcaaaagataGTCACAGACAGCATGTTCAAGAAG CTTCAAAGTTGGCCAAACAAATAGTAGTcttagaagagaagaaaaagagtcaagaggaagaaataacAGAGTACCAGAAGCAGCTAGAAGCTTTGTGTTCTACATGTGAAGAGCTGAAAGCCAAAATGGACAGCAGAATAACAGCAGAGGAGCACTTGGCTGTGGTGGATGATTTAAAAAG CTGTTtacagcaggagcagaagaagCGCTGTGAGGTGGAAGCTGTAATGGGAAGGGTAGCATCACTgcaaactgaaaacaagaaactgctcttagagaaaaataacttcatgGCTGACAAGAAGATCCTGGAAACTGAGATGCAGATGACTGAAAAGACAAACAG AcgattaaagaagaaaataagtctTTTGCaactgcagctggaggaagcaATGGAAAAAGAAGCCACAGCCTATCACTATCTAGCAAACCTTATTGGGCTGGTGGAGAAGACAGCTAAGGAACGTGATCATCTGGTATTTTTG GCCAGATGTTTGGAAAATGAGAATCATGGTGTTCTCAAGAAAATTGTAGAAGGCAGTCTGCGCTTAGGAAGATTGGAAGAAAAAGTTAAG GCTGCATCACTCCTTCAATTTGAAGTCCATTACCATTCGATTTGGAAGAATGAAAATGTTATCTCAGGTGTACAGTTTTCATCAAGTACTTTCTTGTGA